One Deinococcus grandis DNA window includes the following coding sequences:
- a CDS encoding RNB domain-containing ribonuclease translates to MTLPDLTPAQRTELELLARGKQDKSRTMRDLKQPETPEAAHALLLRAGLWTDARTPYADRLGAALNPVTLDVPPFVPEQRLDLTHLDVYAIDDEGNRDPDDAVGIEALPGGLTRLWVHVADVAALVPADSPLDLEARARGATLYLPDRTIGMLPDALVEQAGLGLHDTSPALSISLDLDEDGNADAVDVQLTTVRVQRLTYTQAQERLNAGAEPFVTLARLAAASRELRVQEGALSIDLPEVRVKADETGATVTPLPKPEMRVVVQECMTLAGWGAAIYADDHAIALPFATQDPPHREVCGDTLAAQWARRRTLARTRFQPAPGPHAGMGLDLYTQATSPMRRYLDLVVHQQLRAHLAGQDGLSGKEVAARVAQAQMNADATRQAERLSRRHHTLRFIAAQPEREWEAVVVDRRGPQATLLIPDLAFDLPVSTPAAPGTTLRVALGDVNLPNLTLRARVLTT, encoded by the coding sequence ATGACCCTGCCCGACCTCACGCCCGCGCAGCGCACCGAGCTGGAACTGCTCGCCCGCGGCAAACAGGACAAGAGCCGCACCATGCGCGACCTGAAGCAACCCGAGACGCCCGAGGCCGCGCACGCCCTGCTGCTGCGCGCCGGCCTGTGGACCGACGCCCGCACGCCCTACGCCGACCGGCTGGGCGCCGCCCTGAATCCCGTGACGCTGGACGTGCCGCCCTTCGTGCCCGAACAGCGGCTGGACCTGACTCACCTGGACGTGTACGCCATCGACGACGAGGGCAACCGCGACCCGGACGACGCCGTGGGCATCGAGGCGCTGCCCGGCGGCCTGACCCGACTGTGGGTGCACGTGGCGGACGTGGCCGCGCTGGTCCCCGCCGACAGCCCGCTGGACCTGGAGGCCCGCGCGCGCGGCGCGACCCTGTACCTCCCCGACCGCACCATCGGCATGCTGCCCGACGCGCTGGTCGAGCAGGCGGGCCTGGGCCTGCACGACACCAGCCCCGCGCTGAGCATCAGCCTGGACCTGGACGAGGACGGCAACGCCGACGCCGTGGACGTGCAGCTGACCACCGTGCGCGTGCAGCGCCTGACGTACACGCAGGCGCAGGAGCGGCTGAACGCGGGCGCGGAGCCGTTCGTGACGCTGGCCCGACTGGCCGCCGCGAGCCGCGAACTGCGCGTACAGGAGGGCGCCCTGAGCATCGACCTGCCCGAGGTCCGCGTGAAGGCCGACGAGACGGGCGCGACCGTCACGCCCCTGCCCAAACCCGAGATGCGGGTGGTGGTGCAGGAATGCATGACGCTGGCCGGGTGGGGCGCCGCGATCTACGCGGACGACCACGCCATTGCCCTGCCGTTCGCCACGCAGGACCCGCCCCACCGCGAGGTGTGCGGCGACACGCTGGCCGCCCAGTGGGCGCGGCGGCGCACGCTGGCCCGCACCCGCTTCCAGCCCGCGCCGGGACCGCACGCGGGCATGGGCCTGGACCTGTACACGCAGGCGACCAGCCCCATGCGCCGCTACCTGGACCTGGTGGTGCACCAGCAGCTGCGCGCCCATCTGGCCGGGCAGGACGGTCTGAGCGGCAAGGAGGTCGCGGCGCGCGTGGCGCAGGCGCAGATGAACGCGGACGCCACCCGGCAGGCCGAACGCCTGAGCCGACGCCACCACACCCTGCGCTTCATCGCCGCGCAGCCCGAGCGGGAATGGGAGGCGGTCGTGGTGGACCGCCGGGGGCCGCAGGCGACGCTGCTCATCCCGGACCTGGCCTTCGACCTGCCCGTCAGCACGCCCGCCGCGCCGGGCACGACGCTGCGCGTGGCGCTGGGGGACGTGAACCTGCCGAACCTGACGCTGCGCGCGCGGGTGCTGACCACCTGA
- a CDS encoding DUF4097 family beta strand repeat-containing protein, whose translation MNDQHPASEFHAHVQRLVAEGKLTPEEAQGLLDDTQDTPASQTQPTSTLAPGDHPGDATRDLHLLVRGYTLTVLTDAALSAPHLAANLDGHLSLDHTPQGWRVARTPGQQGHVPNLKAILTLPFTPGHTHAEISGGNLTLPDLAGELRAEVNGGNVRAGRAHSLHADVNGGNLTAAEMSGPSTVTVNGGNLTLTGAATLNASVNGGNLTWTGTLSGGDHRVEVNAGNVKLHLLPGSSVHIDARVTLGSFRADFPTGKSGGFLNTHHTGQLGGGDARLHCQITAGNLKVVTA comes from the coding sequence ATGAATGACCAGCACCCCGCAAGCGAATTCCACGCCCATGTCCAGCGTCTGGTGGCCGAAGGCAAACTCACCCCCGAGGAAGCCCAGGGACTCCTGGACGACACCCAGGACACCCCCGCCAGCCAGACCCAGCCGACCAGCACCCTGGCGCCGGGCGACCACCCCGGCGACGCCACCCGCGACCTGCACCTGCTCGTCCGGGGCTACACCCTCACCGTCCTGACCGACGCCGCCCTGAGCGCCCCGCACCTCGCGGCGAACCTCGACGGGCACCTGAGCCTCGACCACACCCCGCAGGGCTGGCGCGTCGCCCGCACCCCCGGCCAGCAGGGGCACGTCCCGAACCTCAAGGCCATCCTGACCCTGCCCTTCACGCCCGGCCACACCCACGCCGAGATCAGCGGCGGCAACCTCACGCTGCCCGACCTCGCCGGAGAACTGCGCGCCGAAGTCAACGGCGGGAACGTCCGCGCGGGCCGCGCCCACAGCCTCCACGCCGACGTGAACGGCGGAAACCTGACGGCCGCCGAGATGAGCGGCCCCAGCACCGTCACCGTCAACGGCGGGAACCTCACCCTGACCGGCGCCGCCACCCTGAACGCCAGCGTCAACGGCGGTAACCTCACCTGGACCGGCACGCTCAGCGGCGGTGACCACCGCGTCGAGGTGAACGCCGGGAACGTCAAACTGCACCTCCTGCCCGGCAGCAGCGTCCACATTGACGCCCGCGTCACCCTCGGCTCCTTCAGGGCCGACTTCCCCACCGGCAAGAGCGGCGGCTTCCTGAACACCCACCACACCGGCCAGCTCGGCGGCGGCGACGCCCGCCTGCACTGCCAGATCACCGCCGGAAACCTGAAGGTCGTGACCGCATGA
- a CDS encoding SHOCT-like domain-containing protein produces MKEKIRRILDLIRAGKLTLDDAGPLLAALSPKLALTESDREFISALLGRSELDAGQVAEHIMLLRGVRDAGFGFAPPQPPQPPQPPRRPQVVIGGQRTRGLDGLISHITGGIDSVVENITGQVERELQRELHGHHPDMHHPGMPPHMPPGPRILRIKVETQHGDEYNANIPVSLAPHLDRLIPPHGRSALESAGFTLDALRLLIEASPYPGPLIDAQDQHGNEVHISLQ; encoded by the coding sequence ATGAAAGAGAAGATCCGCCGCATCCTCGACCTGATCCGCGCCGGGAAACTCACCCTGGACGACGCCGGACCGCTCCTGGCCGCCCTGAGCCCCAAACTCGCCCTGACCGAAAGCGACCGCGAATTCATCTCCGCGCTGCTGGGCCGCTCCGAACTCGACGCGGGGCAGGTCGCCGAGCACATCATGCTGCTGCGCGGCGTCCGGGACGCCGGATTCGGCTTCGCCCCACCCCAGCCGCCCCAGCCCCCACAGCCACCCCGCCGACCCCAGGTCGTCATCGGCGGCCAGCGCACCCGCGGCCTCGACGGCCTCATCAGCCACATCACCGGAGGAATTGACAGCGTGGTCGAGAACATCACCGGTCAGGTCGAACGCGAACTGCAACGCGAACTGCACGGCCATCACCCCGACATGCACCACCCGGGCATGCCGCCCCACATGCCCCCCGGCCCCCGCATCCTGCGCATCAAGGTGGAAACCCAGCACGGCGACGAGTACAACGCGAACATCCCCGTCAGCCTCGCCCCGCACCTCGACCGCCTGATCCCTCCCCACGGCCGCTCGGCCCTGGAAAGCGCCGGATTCACCCTGGACGCCCTGCGCCTCCTGATCGAGGCCAGTCCCTACCCCGGTCCGCTGATCGACGCGCAGGACCAGCACGGCAACGAAGTGCACATCAGCCTCCAGTGA
- the ftsH gene encoding ATP-dependent zinc metalloprotease FtsH, translating to MKRLNPWLIVLFVLALFLMFSQAPLSGRSSVNYTQFKSLLEGGQVERVIVRENNANVTLKQPTSVEVNTASGPQKRDIKDFSVRLPSSQATPDTSLITQMQQQGVDLRFEQPSQWLGILLNFLPIILLFGMMYFFFMRAQGGQSGVMQFGQSKAKKYGKENRVPTKFTDVAGHEEAKRELVEVVDFLKNPGKYHQIGAEIPKGVLLVGPPGTGKTLLARAIAGEADVPFFSVSASEFMEMFVGVGASRVRTLFEDARKSAPAIMFIDEIDSIGRKRGAGIGGGHDEREQTLNQILSEMDGFDKSSSVIVLGATNRPDVLDPALLRPGRFDRQVTIDLPNLKEREAILKVHLRNKPMATGVDVPEIAKSTPYFSGADLKNVTNEAALEAARVGKTQIDMSDFYRALDKITLGLENGSLTISDQEKKAIAYHEAGHAVTAAVIPGSDKLQKVSIIPRGRALGAAFYLPEEQVLMSKERLENQLIVALGGRAAEEVFMGSVTSGAADDFRKATNIARKMVLEWGMGDNFKNMALTTDSGPVFLGEDMAKPKAFSEHTSQLVDEDVKRILTRAFERARELVTEYQQAMHEVADALLTQELITGDVVREAVARVGGQTQPMPQTTA from the coding sequence TTGAAACGGCTCAATCCCTGGCTGATCGTCCTGTTCGTCCTGGCCCTGTTCCTGATGTTCTCGCAGGCTCCCCTGAGCGGGCGTTCCAGCGTGAACTACACCCAATTCAAGTCCCTGCTGGAAGGCGGGCAGGTCGAGCGCGTCATCGTCCGCGAGAACAACGCGAACGTGACCCTCAAGCAGCCCACCTCCGTCGAGGTGAACACCGCCAGCGGCCCGCAGAAGCGTGACATCAAGGACTTCAGCGTGCGCCTGCCCAGCAGCCAGGCGACGCCCGACACCAGCCTGATCACCCAGATGCAGCAGCAGGGCGTGGACCTGCGCTTCGAGCAGCCCAGCCAGTGGCTGGGGATCCTGCTGAACTTCCTGCCGATCATCCTGCTGTTCGGCATGATGTACTTCTTCTTCATGCGCGCCCAGGGCGGCCAGAGCGGCGTCATGCAGTTCGGGCAGAGCAAGGCCAAGAAGTACGGCAAGGAAAACCGCGTGCCCACCAAGTTCACCGACGTCGCCGGGCACGAGGAAGCCAAGCGGGAACTCGTGGAGGTCGTGGACTTCCTGAAGAACCCCGGCAAGTACCACCAGATCGGCGCGGAAATCCCCAAGGGCGTGCTGCTCGTCGGCCCTCCCGGAACGGGGAAGACCCTGCTGGCCCGCGCGATCGCCGGTGAAGCCGACGTGCCCTTCTTCAGCGTCAGCGCCTCCGAGTTCATGGAGATGTTCGTCGGGGTCGGCGCCAGCCGCGTCCGCACGCTGTTCGAGGACGCCCGCAAGAGCGCGCCCGCCATCATGTTCATCGACGAGATCGACTCCATCGGCCGCAAGCGTGGCGCGGGCATCGGCGGCGGTCACGATGAGCGCGAGCAGACCCTCAACCAGATCCTGTCGGAAATGGACGGCTTCGACAAGAGCAGCAGCGTCATCGTGCTGGGCGCCACCAACCGCCCCGACGTGCTCGACCCGGCCCTGCTGCGCCCCGGCCGCTTCGACCGTCAGGTCACCATCGACCTGCCGAACCTCAAGGAACGCGAGGCCATCCTGAAGGTGCACCTGCGCAACAAGCCCATGGCCACCGGCGTGGACGTCCCCGAGATCGCCAAGAGCACGCCGTACTTCAGCGGCGCCGACCTGAAGAACGTCACCAACGAGGCCGCGCTGGAAGCCGCCCGCGTCGGCAAGACCCAGATCGACATGAGCGACTTCTACCGCGCGCTCGACAAGATCACCCTGGGCCTGGAGAACGGCAGCCTGACGATCAGCGACCAGGAGAAGAAGGCCATCGCCTACCACGAGGCCGGACATGCCGTCACCGCCGCCGTCATCCCCGGCAGCGACAAGCTCCAGAAGGTCAGCATCATCCCGCGCGGCCGCGCACTGGGCGCCGCGTTCTACCTGCCCGAAGAGCAGGTCCTGATGAGCAAGGAACGCCTGGAGAACCAGCTGATCGTCGCGCTGGGCGGCCGCGCCGCCGAGGAAGTCTTCATGGGCAGCGTCACCAGCGGCGCCGCGGACGACTTCCGCAAGGCCACGAACATCGCCCGCAAGATGGTCCTCGAATGGGGCATGGGCGACAACTTCAAGAACATGGCCCTCACCACCGATTCGGGCCCGGTGTTCCTGGGTGAGGACATGGCGAAACCCAAGGCGTTCAGCGAGCACACCAGCCAGCTGGTCGACGAGGACGTCAAGCGCATCCTGACCCGCGCGTTCGAACGCGCCCGTGAACTCGTCACCGAGTACCAGCAGGCCATGCACGAGGTCGCCGACGCCCTGCTGACGCAGGAACTCATCACCGGGGACGTCGTGCGCGAAGCGGTCGCCCGCGTGGGCGGACAGACCCAGCCCATGCCGCAGACGACCGCCTGA
- a CDS encoding ATP-dependent metallopeptidase FtsH/Yme1/Tma family protein codes for MTGRGGRRVGALGVPALGVLGLVLLAALGVWGLTWWSGARVQVVPLAEFRSLLEAGQVARVVVRGETATVTLKQGMPVQVLTPGGPSTRDVREVRVRVTRELATPDASLISLIQQQRVDLRVEQPSQWPGILLNVLPVLLLVGWTGAVAALLVWLGWWAARRVKVANP; via the coding sequence ATGACAGGGCGTGGTGGGCGGAGGGTGGGGGCGCTGGGCGTCCCGGCACTGGGAGTTCTGGGACTGGTGCTGCTGGCGGCGTTGGGCGTGTGGGGCCTGACGTGGTGGTCGGGCGCGCGGGTGCAGGTGGTACCGTTGGCGGAGTTCCGGTCGCTGCTGGAGGCCGGGCAGGTGGCGCGGGTGGTGGTGCGGGGCGAGACGGCGACCGTGACGTTGAAACAGGGCATGCCCGTGCAGGTCCTGACGCCGGGCGGCCCGTCCACGCGGGACGTGCGGGAGGTGCGGGTGCGCGTGACGCGTGAGCTGGCCACGCCCGATGCCAGCCTGATTTCCCTCATTCAGCAGCAGCGCGTGGACCTGCGCGTCGAGCAGCCCAGCCAGTGGCCGGGCATCCTGCTGAACGTCCTGCCGGTGCTGCTGCTGGTGGGCTGGACGGGCGCGGTGGCGGCGCTGTTGGTGTGGCTGGGGTGGTGGGCGGCGCGGCGCGTGAAGGTTGCCAATCCCTAA